A window from Flavobacterium gyeonganense encodes these proteins:
- a CDS encoding glycosyl hydrolase has translation MKHTKTLLAFLSVFCFVLNSFSQNSDKSPWPETSSINQPWTRWWWMGSAVDKPNLKKSLVDFHKAGIGGVEITPIYGVKGEENNFIDYLSPKWLEMLDYTIHVSDSLHMQVDMVLGTGWPYGGSHVTLPHAATKLIVEKYQLKKNETIDRSIKLEDTKEKTPAELLYVVAYGSDGSYVNLTDQLKNKNSKLNDKGIDGTSVTLANNSEPNKLKWKAKKTDYTIYAVFSGKTGQKVKRAAPGGSGYTLDHYSKEALNAYVVPFNNALKGREGKIRAIFNDSYEVYGTDFTPNFFEEFQKRRGYDLKKQLPLILSETDNEIANRIRSDYRQTIADLLLNNFDKPWTQWANSKNFKTKLQAHGSPGNLIDLYASADIPECETFGSMPFDIPGFRREKEDIREGDADPVMLKFSSSAAHISGKNMVSSETFTWLREHFKTALSQCKPEAEDLMLNGVNHIFLHGSTYSPERAAWPGWKFYASVNFNSNNNIWEDAPSLFSYISNCQSMLQQGKSDNEILLYWPIFDIWDQYHKGTLFFQFKIHSLDEWLHGTAFYNTTKELMQKGYGVDFISDNFIAEAKVVNGNIVLPGGTFKSLIVPSCKKMPLATLQKLIELQKAGGKVIFQGLPESLPGFNDYKNQETKLQSVLAENKEAVKPVSNIFETLEKAEIYPEALVNTGLKFIRRNIDGEKIYYLVNHTPKTIDGFIPLEIGNKEVFILDPLNRNFGNAVVQKTAKNTLVKIKIEPGQSYFLKTENTASQKKWNYYEPTADPIALKGNWKINFDKGGPILPPSATISNLESWTKLGSEAEAFSGSATYSLEFENPNTKTETWSLNLGDVRESAKIWLNDEFIGTAWSVPYKLNIGKLKPGKNTLKIQVTNLSANRIRDKELKGEEWKIFYEINMVDKDYKKFDATKWNPMPSGLLGPVTITALKKQN, from the coding sequence ATGAAACATACGAAAACCCTGCTTGCCTTTTTATCTGTTTTTTGTTTTGTTCTTAATTCATTTTCCCAAAACTCAGATAAATCTCCCTGGCCAGAAACTAGTAGCATAAATCAGCCTTGGACACGTTGGTGGTGGATGGGAAGTGCCGTAGATAAACCTAACTTAAAAAAGAGCCTGGTCGATTTTCATAAAGCCGGAATTGGCGGTGTCGAAATTACCCCTATATATGGCGTAAAAGGAGAAGAAAACAATTTCATAGATTATCTTTCTCCAAAATGGTTGGAAATGCTCGATTACACTATCCATGTTTCGGATAGTCTTCATATGCAAGTTGACATGGTTTTGGGTACTGGATGGCCTTACGGCGGTTCTCACGTTACCCTGCCCCATGCAGCCACAAAACTGATTGTCGAAAAATATCAGCTAAAAAAGAATGAAACAATAGATCGTTCTATTAAACTTGAAGATACTAAGGAAAAAACTCCGGCTGAACTTTTATATGTAGTTGCATACGGCAGCGATGGAAGTTATGTTAATCTAACAGATCAGTTGAAAAATAAAAATTCAAAACTAAATGATAAAGGTATTGATGGAACTTCTGTAACCTTAGCTAACAATTCGGAACCAAACAAATTAAAATGGAAAGCCAAAAAAACAGATTACACTATTTATGCTGTTTTTAGCGGCAAAACCGGCCAAAAGGTAAAAAGAGCAGCTCCGGGAGGAAGTGGCTATACTCTGGATCATTATTCTAAAGAAGCATTAAACGCTTATGTAGTGCCTTTTAACAATGCTTTGAAAGGACGCGAGGGAAAAATCAGGGCTATTTTTAATGACAGCTATGAAGTTTACGGAACTGATTTTACCCCAAATTTTTTTGAAGAATTTCAAAAACGAAGAGGATATGATCTTAAAAAACAATTGCCTCTAATATTGAGTGAAACTGATAACGAAATAGCAAACCGAATAAGAAGTGATTACCGTCAAACCATAGCCGACTTATTACTGAATAATTTTGATAAGCCGTGGACGCAATGGGCGAATTCAAAAAACTTCAAGACCAAACTTCAGGCACACGGATCTCCTGGGAATTTAATTGATTTATATGCTTCTGCGGATATTCCTGAATGTGAAACTTTTGGATCAATGCCCTTTGATATTCCAGGTTTCAGACGCGAAAAAGAAGATATTCGTGAAGGTGATGCTGATCCGGTAATGCTTAAATTCTCTTCATCAGCAGCACATATTTCAGGGAAAAATATGGTTTCATCTGAAACTTTCACGTGGTTAAGAGAACATTTTAAAACCGCCTTATCACAATGCAAACCAGAAGCTGAAGATTTAATGCTAAATGGTGTCAATCATATTTTTCTTCATGGCTCTACTTATTCGCCAGAAAGAGCTGCGTGGCCAGGATGGAAATTTTATGCTTCTGTAAATTTTAATTCAAATAATAACATTTGGGAGGACGCTCCTTCCCTGTTTTCCTATATTTCAAACTGCCAGTCCATGCTGCAGCAAGGAAAATCAGACAATGAAATTTTACTTTACTGGCCTATTTTTGACATCTGGGACCAATATCATAAAGGGACTTTATTCTTTCAGTTCAAAATACATTCTTTAGATGAATGGCTGCACGGAACTGCTTTTTACAACACAACAAAGGAGTTAATGCAAAAAGGCTACGGAGTCGATTTTATTTCAGATAATTTTATTGCCGAAGCTAAAGTCGTAAATGGTAATATCGTTCTTCCAGGTGGTACTTTTAAATCATTAATTGTTCCGTCCTGCAAAAAAATGCCTCTGGCCACTCTGCAAAAGCTGATTGAATTACAAAAAGCCGGTGGTAAAGTAATTTTTCAGGGCTTACCTGAATCTCTTCCCGGTTTTAATGATTATAAAAATCAGGAGACAAAACTTCAGTCTGTTCTGGCTGAAAACAAAGAAGCTGTAAAACCTGTTTCGAATATTTTTGAAACGTTAGAAAAGGCTGAGATATATCCTGAAGCACTTGTAAATACAGGTCTAAAATTCATTAGGAGAAATATTGACGGCGAAAAAATATATTATCTGGTCAATCATACTCCAAAAACGATCGATGGTTTTATTCCATTAGAAATTGGCAATAAAGAAGTATTCATTTTGGATCCGTTAAACAGAAACTTCGGAAATGCAGTCGTTCAGAAAACAGCAAAAAACACTTTGGTAAAAATCAAAATAGAGCCGGGACAATCATACTTCCTGAAAACTGAAAATACTGCTTCGCAAAAAAAATGGAACTATTACGAGCCAACCGCTGATCCAATTGCATTAAAAGGAAACTGGAAAATTAATTTTGATAAAGGCGGACCAATATTACCTCCAAGTGCTACGATTTCGAATTTGGAATCATGGACAAAACTTGGTTCGGAAGCCGAAGCATTTTCCGGATCGGCAACCTACTCACTTGAATTTGAAAATCCAAATACTAAAACAGAAACATGGAGTTTAAATTTAGGCGATGTCCGCGAAAGCGCCAAAATCTGGTTAAATGATGAATTTATTGGAACGGCCTGGTCAGTCCCTTATAAATTAAATATCGGAAAATTAAAACCCGGAAAAAACACTCTGAAAATTCAGGTCACAAATCTTTCTGCAAACCGAATTCGGGACAAAGAATTAAAAGGCGAAGAATGGAAAATTTTCTATGAAATCAATATGGTAGACAAAGACTATAAAAAATTCGATGCCACAAAATGGAACCCAATGCCTTCCGGATTATTAGGTCCCGTTACGATCACAGCTTTAAAGAAACAAAATTAA
- a CDS encoding glycoside hydrolase family 88 protein — translation MRKLLLLFVLCLSYTNTTNAQQPFDKKLVLKQMILANDYFMQKWPETGKTIITNKERPSNIWTRGVYYEGLMALHEIFPKEAYYKYAYDWSEFHKWGFNGGNATRNADNYCAAQTYIDLYNLEPDAKKLKNTKANINMLLNTPQLDDWSWIDAIQMGMPVFAKLGVLEKDNRYFEKMYQMYMYSRNKHGDNGLFNPKDGLWWRDADFDPPYKEPNGEDCYWSRGNGWVIGALAKVLTIIPKNAPHRDQYVKDLKAMAAALVPIQRPDGFWNVSLHDPTNFGEKETSGTALFVYGMAYGINSGILKKETYLPVIEKAWNAITKDALHDTGFLGYLQSTGKEPKDGQPLSYDKIPDFEDYGLGCFLLAGSEIYKMK, via the coding sequence ATGAGAAAATTACTTTTATTGTTTGTACTATGTCTTTCATATACGAACACTACAAACGCGCAGCAGCCATTTGATAAAAAATTAGTATTAAAGCAAATGATTCTGGCGAATGATTATTTCATGCAAAAATGGCCGGAAACTGGTAAAACAATCATTACCAATAAAGAACGTCCAAGTAATATCTGGACACGTGGCGTTTATTATGAAGGATTAATGGCGTTACATGAAATTTTCCCTAAAGAAGCCTATTACAAATATGCATACGACTGGTCAGAATTTCACAAATGGGGTTTTAATGGCGGAAACGCAACCCGTAATGCAGACAATTACTGTGCAGCCCAAACATATATTGATTTATACAATTTAGAACCGGATGCTAAAAAACTAAAAAACACCAAAGCAAATATAAACATGCTATTGAACACGCCTCAACTGGACGACTGGTCATGGATTGATGCTATTCAAATGGGAATGCCGGTTTTTGCAAAATTGGGTGTTTTAGAGAAAGACAACCGATACTTCGAAAAAATGTATCAGATGTACATGTATTCAAGAAACAAACACGGTGATAACGGTCTTTTTAACCCAAAAGACGGTTTGTGGTGGCGTGATGCCGATTTTGATCCTCCTTACAAAGAACCAAATGGTGAAGATTGTTACTGGAGCCGCGGAAATGGCTGGGTAATTGGTGCTTTGGCAAAAGTATTGACTATAATTCCAAAAAATGCGCCTCACAGAGATCAGTATGTAAAAGATTTAAAAGCAATGGCAGCAGCTTTAGTTCCAATTCAAAGACCTGACGGATTCTGGAACGTGAGTTTGCATGATCCTACCAATTTTGGCGAAAAAGAAACTTCAGGAACTGCTTTATTTGTTTACGGAATGGCTTACGGAATAAACAGCGGAATTTTAAAAAAAGAAACGTATTTGCCTGTAATCGAAAAAGCATGGAACGCCATAACCAAAGATGCTTTGCATGATACCGGGTTTTTAGGCTACCTGCAATCTACAGGAAAAGAGCCAAAAGACGGGCAGCCGTTATCTTACGATAAAATACCTGATTTTGAAGATTACGGATTAGGTTGTTTTTTACTGGCCGGATCAGAAATTTATAAGATGAAATAA
- a CDS encoding glycoside hydrolase family 2 protein has product MKKILFCLVLIFLNSGLFSQEFKREKYNFNSDWKLKTGDFQNAESPVFDDTNWRKVTLPHAYNQEEAFEKDIDHHTTGIVWYRKKFKLPKGVKDKKIFIEFEGIRQGGVIYVNSQKIGLHENGVMGFGFDISKIVKPFPEENTIALRIDNDWKYREIATSTTYQWNNMNFNANYGGIPKNVFLHITNKLYQTLPLYSNLKTTGVYVYSSDINIQEQTAIIHAESEIRNEFNTEKKVEYNVVIEDIQGKTIASFTGEKANLLPNETKIIKASKLINNLHFWSWGYGYLYRVKTILKVDGKIVDEVLTKTGFRKTDFKNGEIWLNDRVLQVKGYAQRTSNEWPAIGMSVPPWLSDFSNKLIVEGNGNLVRWMHVTPWKQDVESCDRVGLLQAMPAGDAEKDAKGEQWKQRVNLMRDAIIYNRNNPSIIFYESGNESISEEHMKEMKDIRNLYDPNGGRAIGSREMLDSKEAEYGGEMLYINKSAGIPLWATEYSRDEGLRKYWDEFSPPFHKEGAGPLYRDKPAEDYNHNQDRHAIENITRWYDYYRERPGTGKRVNSGGVNIIFSDSNTHHRGESNYRTSGEVDAMRIPKDGFWAHQVMWYGWVDIEKHHTHIMGHWNYADKVVKNIYVVSTASKVELFINGISQGFGKQSNQFLFTFENITFKEGIIKAIGYNEKGTILSEDSKITVGNPEAIRLKLITQKQGLLADGADVALVDVEVVDQNGNRCPISNDMITFSVEGPVTWLGGIAQGPKNYILSKTIPVENGVNRVMLQSMIKSGKIKISATAKGLKPAEVNFESKTIKTQNGLSTAIPGINLASNLERGPTPRTPSYTIKRNPVAIVSASSPSNNNETFKSYDDNELTEWKNDGNIKSGSITYTLSKPSMVDECVIKLTGWRSKIYPIRILAGDKEVFKGNTAQSLGYITIPLEPVLADKITIELIGSNTEKDGFSKIIEVEANKDLDLFKDPTAVNAKGQLRIVEIEFYEKIK; this is encoded by the coding sequence ATGAAAAAAATACTCTTTTGTCTTGTTTTGATATTTCTCAATTCAGGTCTTTTTTCACAAGAATTTAAAAGAGAAAAATACAATTTCAATTCCGATTGGAAACTAAAAACAGGAGATTTTCAAAATGCGGAATCTCCTGTTTTTGATGATACCAACTGGAGAAAAGTTACACTGCCCCATGCCTACAACCAGGAAGAGGCTTTTGAAAAGGATATTGATCACCATACCACTGGAATCGTATGGTATCGTAAAAAATTCAAACTTCCTAAAGGTGTCAAAGACAAAAAGATTTTTATCGAGTTTGAAGGTATTCGTCAGGGTGGTGTCATTTATGTCAATAGTCAAAAAATAGGGCTTCATGAAAATGGTGTAATGGGTTTTGGTTTTGACATTTCTAAAATTGTAAAACCTTTTCCTGAAGAAAACACCATTGCTTTAAGAATTGACAATGACTGGAAATACAGAGAAATAGCCACAAGCACTACCTATCAATGGAACAACATGAATTTCAATGCCAATTATGGCGGAATACCAAAAAACGTTTTTCTTCATATTACAAATAAATTATACCAGACACTTCCGCTCTATTCTAACCTAAAAACTACTGGAGTGTATGTTTATTCATCTGATATAAATATTCAGGAACAAACTGCTATTATTCATGCTGAATCTGAAATTCGTAATGAATTTAATACAGAAAAAAAGGTAGAATACAATGTCGTTATTGAAGATATCCAGGGTAAAACAATTGCTTCATTTACCGGTGAAAAGGCAAACCTTCTTCCTAATGAAACAAAAATTATTAAAGCCAGCAAACTCATTAACAATTTACATTTTTGGAGCTGGGGTTACGGCTATTTATACAGAGTAAAAACTATTTTAAAAGTCGATGGAAAAATCGTTGACGAAGTTTTGACAAAAACCGGATTCCGAAAAACAGATTTTAAAAATGGTGAAATCTGGCTAAATGACCGTGTTCTTCAGGTAAAAGGATATGCGCAAAGAACCAGCAACGAGTGGCCGGCTATCGGAATGTCTGTTCCACCATGGCTGAGTGATTTCAGTAATAAATTAATTGTAGAAGGGAACGGAAACTTAGTGCGCTGGATGCATGTTACACCCTGGAAGCAAGATGTTGAATCCTGCGACAGAGTTGGCTTATTACAGGCAATGCCCGCCGGAGATGCTGAAAAGGATGCCAAAGGCGAACAATGGAAGCAGCGTGTCAACTTAATGCGCGATGCTATCATTTACAACCGAAACAACCCAAGTATTATTTTTTATGAGAGCGGCAATGAATCTATCAGCGAAGAGCATATGAAAGAAATGAAAGACATTCGAAATCTTTATGATCCAAATGGCGGACGCGCAATTGGCTCCCGTGAAATGCTCGACAGCAAAGAAGCTGAATATGGCGGGGAAATGCTTTACATTAATAAAAGTGCAGGAATCCCTTTATGGGCAACCGAATATTCAAGAGATGAAGGCCTGCGTAAATATTGGGATGAATTCTCTCCTCCTTTTCATAAAGAAGGTGCTGGTCCTCTATATCGCGATAAACCTGCCGAAGATTACAATCACAATCAGGACCGTCATGCCATCGAAAATATTACAAGGTGGTATGATTATTACAGGGAAAGGCCCGGAACAGGAAAAAGAGTAAATTCGGGTGGTGTTAATATTATTTTTTCCGACTCCAATACGCATCACAGAGGTGAATCTAATTACAGGACCAGTGGCGAGGTAGATGCCATGCGTATTCCAAAAGACGGATTTTGGGCACATCAGGTAATGTGGTACGGCTGGGTTGATATCGAAAAACACCATACTCACATTATGGGACACTGGAATTATGCTGATAAAGTGGTCAAAAACATTTATGTGGTTTCAACAGCTTCAAAAGTAGAACTTTTCATTAACGGAATCTCGCAGGGTTTTGGAAAACAAAGCAACCAGTTTCTCTTTACCTTTGAAAACATTACTTTTAAAGAAGGTATTATAAAAGCGATTGGCTATAATGAAAAAGGAACTATTTTGAGTGAAGACTCCAAAATAACTGTTGGAAATCCAGAAGCAATCAGATTAAAATTAATTACGCAAAAACAGGGGCTTTTGGCAGATGGTGCAGATGTAGCACTAGTTGATGTTGAAGTGGTCGACCAAAACGGAAATCGCTGTCCAATCAGCAATGACATGATCACATTTTCTGTAGAAGGTCCGGTGACCTGGTTAGGTGGAATAGCACAGGGTCCAAAAAATTATATTCTTTCTAAAACGATTCCGGTTGAAAATGGCGTTAACAGAGTTATGCTACAATCCATGATAAAAAGTGGAAAAATAAAAATTTCGGCCACAGCCAAAGGATTAAAACCTGCAGAAGTGAATTTTGAAAGTAAAACGATAAAGACTCAAAATGGACTTTCTACCGCAATTCCGGGTATTAATTTAGCGTCAAATTTAGAAAGAGGTCCTACTCCTAGAACACCGTCATACACAATAAAAAGAAATCCTGTTGCTATAGTAAGCGCTTCATCGCCTTCTAATAATAATGAGACATTTAAAAGTTATGATGATAACGAGTTGACGGAATGGAAAAATGATGGGAATATAAAAAGTGGTTCCATAACGTATACATTGTCAAAACCTTCAATGGTGGATGAATGTGTAATTAAATTGACAGGATGGAGGTCTAAAATCTATCCAATTCGTATTTTAGCAGGTGATAAAGAAGTTTTCAAAGGAAATACAGCGCAAAGTTTAGGCTATATCACTATTCCTTTAGAACCGGTTTTAGCTGATAAAATAACAATCGAACTCATCGGATCTAACACAGAAAAAGATGGATTCTCTAAAATTATTGAAGTCGAAGCAAACAAAGATTTGGATTTATTTAAAGACCCAACAGCAGTAAATGCAAAAGGACAATTACGCATTGTCGAAATAGAATTTTATGAAAAAATCAAATAA
- a CDS encoding alpha/beta hydrolase fold domain-containing protein has protein sequence MKKSNNLNRFKAALFCISLGMSLSVFSQKKEIPLWDKIPDAIENKEYTEKIVTNKDGIAVDVRKVTVPTLTAYFADQEKSNGTSVIICPGGAYGMLAIDKEGYKVAEWLNSLGINAFVLKYRLPSDLIMKNKTVAPLQDAQEAVRLVRRNSAKWKLNPEKIGFMGFSAGGHLAATLATHYDDKVYTPSDTTSAKPNFSILIYPVISMQEGVTHQGSKDNLLGKNAQNEIADKYSNEKQVTASTPKTFLVHATDDKAVPVENSINYYLALKKEKVPAEIHLYENGGHGFGLGVKGTNAYWPETCRKWLTVNDYILTGDSYIFTYFKGNGEDGLHLAYSEDGYKWSTLKNDTSFLTPEVGKDKLMRDPCVIKGGDGLYHMVWTVSWTDKGIGYASSKDLIHWSKQEFIPVMTHEDKARNTWAPEITYDEKSKTYMIYWASTIDGKFLETKSEEEKGYNHRIYYTKTKDFIKFSKTKLLYEPGFNVIDASIVKTDKGYTMYLKDETKVPVQKNLKVATSKKLEGPYTKASEPITGNYWAEGPTAIQINNEWIVYFDKYTQKKYGAVKQTSKGWEDISDEVSFPKGTRHGTVIKVSSEVITELKKL, from the coding sequence ATGAAAAAATCAAATAATTTAAACCGATTTAAGGCAGCCTTATTTTGTATTTCTTTAGGGATGAGTCTTTCTGTATTCTCACAAAAAAAAGAAATTCCGTTATGGGACAAAATCCCTGATGCGATTGAAAACAAAGAATATACAGAAAAAATAGTCACTAATAAAGATGGCATTGCTGTAGATGTACGCAAAGTAACAGTACCTACACTAACAGCTTATTTTGCAGATCAGGAAAAATCAAATGGAACATCAGTCATAATATGTCCGGGAGGTGCTTACGGAATGCTGGCCATTGACAAAGAAGGCTATAAAGTTGCCGAATGGCTTAACAGCTTAGGAATTAACGCTTTTGTTTTAAAATATCGATTGCCGAGCGATTTGATTATGAAAAACAAAACTGTCGCGCCATTGCAGGATGCACAGGAAGCCGTTCGTCTGGTTAGAAGAAATAGTGCAAAATGGAAATTAAATCCTGAAAAAATTGGTTTCATGGGATTTTCTGCCGGAGGTCATCTGGCAGCAACTCTAGCCACACATTATGACGATAAGGTGTACACTCCTTCTGATACTACAAGTGCAAAACCTAACTTTTCAATTTTAATTTATCCTGTAATATCCATGCAGGAAGGTGTTACACATCAGGGTTCAAAGGATAATTTATTAGGCAAAAATGCACAGAACGAAATAGCCGACAAATATTCAAATGAAAAACAGGTAACGGCTTCAACGCCCAAAACTTTTTTAGTACATGCGACAGATGATAAAGCTGTTCCTGTAGAAAACAGTATCAATTATTATCTGGCTTTAAAAAAAGAAAAAGTTCCGGCAGAAATTCATTTATATGAAAACGGTGGTCATGGTTTTGGTCTTGGTGTAAAAGGTACTAATGCTTACTGGCCTGAAACCTGCAGGAAATGGCTTACTGTTAACGATTATATTTTAACAGGTGACAGTTATATATTCACTTATTTTAAGGGTAATGGCGAAGACGGACTGCATTTGGCATACAGCGAAGACGGATATAAATGGAGTACTCTAAAAAATGACACCTCTTTTTTAACTCCTGAAGTTGGCAAAGATAAACTTATGCGGGATCCTTGTGTCATAAAAGGAGGAGACGGCTTATATCATATGGTCTGGACAGTCAGCTGGACAGATAAAGGTATTGGCTATGCTTCTTCAAAAGATTTGATTCATTGGTCAAAACAGGAATTTATTCCGGTTATGACACATGAAGACAAAGCAAGAAATACCTGGGCACCGGAAATTACGTATGATGAAAAATCTAAAACTTATATGATTTACTGGGCCTCGACAATTGACGGAAAGTTTTTAGAAACCAAATCGGAAGAAGAAAAAGGATACAATCACAGAATTTATTACACAAAAACTAAAGATTTCATAAAGTTCTCTAAAACCAAATTACTTTACGAACCTGGGTTTAATGTCATCGATGCTTCTATTGTAAAAACAGACAAAGGTTACACCATGTATTTAAAAGACGAAACCAAAGTACCGGTTCAGAAAAATTTAAAAGTAGCAACCAGTAAAAAACTCGAAGGTCCTTACACAAAGGCAAGTGAACCTATTACAGGAAATTACTGGGCTGAAGGTCCTACTGCTATTCAAATAAACAATGAATGGATTGTGTATTTTGATAAATACACTCAAAAGAAATATGGTGCGGTAAAACAAACCTCCAAAGGTTGGGAAGACATTTCTGATGAGGTTAGTTTTCCTAAAGGCACACGTCATGGAACTGTGATTAAAGTTTCTTCTGAGGTAATTACTGAATTGAAAAAACTATAA
- a CDS encoding type VI secretion system Vgr family protein: MAHFSEQVHISIGSFTQNVVYHNLELSQKMADHHHFSFVWQYTGKAIINPADQAKALRTYLGDEVIFTFKSLTGIRLMSKGIITELSSIDLHGSAEGLHVKGISHTIVLDDMKKSRTYQQRGMNDIVLDILAEGPGEFYERDAIKSTYLQEFKYMAQYNETNFDFLKRLARRYGQWFYFDGMRMQFGQTKTSKIKLINGSSLHGFKIQTNMASHKISLGGYDYNGASNIRNSAARTSSGSKDSFSAVVGHNQGTVTQNDLNNGAYTTNAQSSEEIQEMVRLQTAGSDANSVYYSGTSYFPLGLGQVFSIINQTVEHELIVTEVTHISQVHGNYSCSFKAIPADVAAPHYTDVNVFAKAETQPAKVKDNNDPEGLGRVKVQFNWAGGNNSSEWIRMIQPHSGSGKGFYFIPEIGEEVLVGFEGSNAQNPYVLGTQYNGSETSGYADGQNNVKAIHTRSGHILKFTEDESIIITDKIGNEIQFDTIGGNINITAPKVITMNATNIIMNASENITSTAGMSITESAGTDKFTSVGMLHTTTVGGDSLLNVIGSHSEFIEGDLHSETKKERKTVSEGEIASHSTEKYKIHSEKGIEKNSTENTNQN; this comes from the coding sequence ATGGCACATTTTTCAGAACAGGTACATATCAGCATAGGGAGCTTTACCCAAAACGTCGTTTATCATAATTTAGAACTGTCACAAAAGATGGCCGATCACCATCATTTTTCTTTTGTATGGCAATACACAGGCAAGGCGATCATCAATCCGGCAGATCAGGCAAAGGCATTGCGAACCTATCTTGGAGATGAAGTTATCTTTACCTTTAAAAGCCTTACCGGAATCAGGTTAATGAGCAAAGGAATCATAACAGAATTATCTTCTATAGATCTTCACGGAAGTGCCGAAGGATTACATGTTAAAGGGATCAGCCATACTATCGTTCTGGATGACATGAAAAAATCAAGAACCTACCAGCAAAGAGGTATGAATGATATCGTATTGGATATTTTAGCAGAAGGTCCGGGAGAGTTCTACGAAAGAGATGCTATAAAATCTACCTATCTTCAAGAGTTCAAATACATGGCCCAGTATAATGAAACCAATTTTGATTTCTTAAAACGATTGGCCAGACGTTACGGACAATGGTTTTATTTTGACGGAATGCGAATGCAGTTCGGACAGACCAAAACCAGTAAAATAAAACTCATCAACGGGTCTTCGCTGCATGGTTTTAAAATCCAGACCAATATGGCTTCCCATAAAATTTCTTTGGGAGGGTATGATTACAATGGAGCATCCAATATTCGTAATTCGGCAGCAAGAACATCCTCAGGAAGTAAAGACAGTTTCTCTGCCGTTGTAGGACACAATCAGGGAACCGTTACCCAAAACGATTTGAATAATGGAGCTTATACGACCAACGCCCAAAGCAGTGAAGAAATCCAGGAAATGGTCAGACTGCAGACCGCAGGCAGCGACGCCAATAGTGTATACTACAGTGGAACCTCTTATTTTCCGTTAGGACTTGGACAGGTTTTCAGCATCATAAACCAGACTGTAGAGCATGAACTCATTGTGACAGAAGTAACACACATTTCTCAGGTCCACGGAAACTATTCCTGTAGTTTCAAGGCCATTCCGGCAGATGTTGCCGCACCTCATTATACAGATGTAAATGTATTTGCCAAAGCAGAAACACAGCCAGCGAAAGTAAAAGACAACAATGATCCTGAAGGATTGGGACGTGTAAAAGTACAGTTCAACTGGGCAGGTGGAAACAATTCAAGTGAATGGATTCGAATGATTCAGCCACATTCTGGTTCAGGAAAAGGATTTTATTTTATTCCGGAAATTGGTGAAGAAGTTTTGGTAGGCTTTGAAGGAAGCAATGCGCAGAATCCGTATGTTTTAGGAACACAATATAATGGAAGTGAAACCAGTGGTTATGCAGACGGTCAGAATAATGTGAAGGCAATTCATACCAGAAGTGGACATATTCTAAAATTTACTGAAGATGAAAGTATCATTATCACAGATAAAATTGGTAATGAAATTCAGTTTGATACTATTGGCGGAAATATTAATATCACTGCGCCAAAAGTGATAACGATGAATGCTACTAATATTATTATGAATGCCTCTGAAAATATTACTTCCACAGCAGGAATGAGTATTACAGAAAGTGCAGGAACTGATAAGTTTACTTCTGTAGGAATGTTACATACGACTACAGTGGGAGGAGATAGTCTACTAAATGTTATTGGAAGTCATTCTGAATTTATCGAAGGGGACTTACATTCGGAAACTAAAAAAGAACGAAAAACTGTAAGTGAAGGTGAAATTGCTTCTCATAGCACAGAAAAATATAAAATACATTCGGAAAAAGGAATTGAGAAAAATAGTACTGAAAATACCAATCAGAATTAA